The DNA region GTGAATTAAGGTCGGAAGTTCAGATGAACATAAAGAGGCTGATAGATATCGGATGTTATCGTGGAATACGTCACCGTAAAGGATTGCCTGTCAGAGGACAACGGACGCATACCAATGCACGCACTCGTAAGGGAAAGAAAAAAGGAGCAATTGCAAATAAAAAACAAGTCGGTAAAAAATAATTAAATGGCAAAGAAACAAAGAGTCAGAACGGTTAAGAAAAGAAAGGTCGTTGTTGACCCAATAGGAATTATTTTCGTCAAAGCAACATTCAACAATATCATTGTAACCATTACCAACAGTAGTGGACAGGTGATATCATGGTCATCAGCCGGAAAAATGGGATTCAGAGGCTCAAAGAAAAACACACCTTATGCCGCACA from Sphingobacteriales bacterium includes:
- the rpsK gene encoding 30S ribosomal protein S11, which codes for MAKKQRVRTVKKRKVVVDPIGIIFVKATFNNIIVTITNSSGQVISWSSAGKMGFRGSKKNTPYAAQKAAEDCAKVAFELGVRRADAYVKGPGAGRDAAIRTINNTGIEITSIHDTTPIPHNGCRPPKRRRV